Proteins encoded by one window of Streptococcus suis S735:
- a CDS encoding PhoH family protein has translation MLEHSIDIQLKHPDDSFSLFGSNERHLRLMEQELGVVIHARTEKVQVIGQEEHVEQARLVIQSLLVLVSRGLVINTPDVVTAISMAKNDEIEKFVALYEEEIIKDNYGKPIRVKTLGQKLYVDSVKRHDIVFGIGPAGTGKTFLAVTLAVTALKRGQVKRIVLTRPAVEAGESLGFLPGDLKEKVDPYLRPVYDALYQILGKEQTTRLMEREIIEIAPLAYMRGRTLEDAFVILDEAQNTTIMQMKMFLTRLGFNSKMIVNGDISQIDLPRKVKSGLIDATEKLSKIPQIDFVHFSAKDVVRHPVVAQIINAYEQEALAADGRASFETIGEPSRKYNGEE, from the coding sequence TTGCTAGAACATTCAATTGATATTCAACTCAAGCATCCAGATGATTCATTTAGCCTATTTGGTTCGAATGAACGCCATCTGAGATTGATGGAACAGGAACTAGGTGTGGTTATTCATGCCCGTACGGAAAAAGTGCAGGTGATTGGACAGGAAGAACATGTAGAACAGGCGCGTCTTGTTATCCAGTCTCTCCTTGTCTTGGTGAGTCGTGGTTTAGTTATCAATACGCCAGATGTGGTCACAGCTATTTCCATGGCAAAAAATGATGAGATTGAGAAATTCGTTGCCCTCTATGAAGAAGAGATTATCAAGGACAACTATGGCAAACCCATTCGCGTAAAGACCCTTGGACAAAAACTCTATGTGGACAGCGTAAAGCGTCATGATATCGTGTTTGGAATTGGACCAGCTGGTACAGGAAAGACCTTCTTGGCGGTTACTCTAGCTGTAACAGCCCTCAAGCGGGGACAGGTCAAGCGGATTGTCCTGACCCGTCCTGCGGTAGAAGCAGGTGAAAGTTTAGGCTTTTTACCAGGGGACTTAAAAGAAAAAGTAGACCCTTATTTGCGTCCTGTCTATGATGCCCTCTACCAGATTTTGGGCAAGGAGCAGACCACGCGCCTAATGGAGCGCGAGATTATCGAGATTGCACCGCTGGCCTATATGCGGGGTCGGACCTTGGAAGATGCCTTTGTCATCTTGGATGAGGCGCAAAATACGACCATTATGCAGATGAAGATGTTCCTGACCCGTCTGGGCTTTAATTCCAAGATGATTGTCAATGGGGATATTAGTCAGATTGACCTGCCACGCAAGGTTAAGTCAGGCCTGATTGATGCGACAGAGAAACTAAGCAAAATTCCGCAGATTGATTTTGTACATTTTTCAGCCAAGGATGTGGTTCGTCACCCAGTTGTTGCCCAGATTATCAATGCCTATGAGCAGGAGGCTCTGGCTGCGGATGGTCGAGCAAGTTTTGAAACGATTGGGGAGCCTAGTCGGAAATACAATGGCGAAGAGTAG
- a CDS encoding YozE family protein, with translation MRRSFYSWLMTQRNPKSNEPVAILADYAFDESDFPKQSDNFDEVSRFLEESASFAFSMSDFDAIWEDYLGH, from the coding sequence GTGAGAAGAAGTTTTTATTCTTGGTTGATGACCCAGCGCAACCCGAAAAGTAATGAACCAGTAGCTATCTTGGCAGATTATGCCTTTGATGAATCTGATTTTCCTAAGCAATCAGATAATTTCGATGAAGTCAGTCGTTTTTTGGAGGAATCGGCCAGCTTTGCCTTTTCCATGTCTGATTTTGATGCGATTTGGGAAGATTATTTGGGACATTGA
- a CDS encoding DUF1801 domain-containing protein, translating to MLIEVETIEEYLAALPENRKEVVERLHQVIVEQLPAGFEVGILGGMINYYVPLAAYPDGYHCTPGEPLPFLALASQKAHIALYHMGIYMDQELNDWFVAAYQAQVPTKLDMGKSCVRMKNPKNIPYELIGELVSKMSMERYIELYEKNHRK from the coding sequence ATGCTGATTGAAGTGGAAACGATTGAAGAATATTTGGCTGCCTTGCCTGAAAATCGGAAGGAAGTAGTTGAACGGCTCCATCAAGTGATTGTGGAACAGTTACCAGCTGGTTTTGAAGTAGGAATCTTGGGAGGTATGATTAACTATTATGTGCCGCTTGCTGCCTACCCCGATGGTTATCATTGCACACCGGGAGAGCCCTTGCCATTCCTTGCTTTGGCATCACAAAAGGCACACATCGCCCTCTACCACATGGGAATCTATATGGACCAAGAATTGAATGATTGGTTCGTTGCTGCTTATCAAGCACAGGTGCCTACCAAACTGGATATGGGCAAGTCCTGTGTTCGTATGAAAAATCCCAAGAATATTCCTTATGAATTGATTGGGGAATTGGTTAGTAAGATGTCTATGGAGCGCTATATAGAGCTCTACGAAAAAAATCATAGAAAGTAG
- a CDS encoding 2-dehydropantoate 2-reductase: MLVYIAGSGAMGCRFGYQLSKTNHEVILLDNWEEHIEAIRENGLKVTGDVEETVYLPIMKPTEATREADFIILLTKADQLSKMLRDIKPIIGPTTKVLSLLNGLGHATTMRRYVPDESIMVGVTMWLAGLKGPGHAHLEGPGSMSVQHILGDEQSVADIIEMLNEAGLNVTYDNHVVSAIWQKACVNGVMNPTCTILDCTIGELFGTEAGLNLVQGIFKEFIAVAKSEADGIDEEAIWKYVIDASKKASNHYPSMHQDLVQHGRKTEIDYLNGAVVFKGKRAGISTPYCQMITDMIHAKESMLGLR, translated from the coding sequence ATGCTAGTATATATTGCTGGTAGTGGGGCAATGGGGTGTCGGTTTGGTTATCAATTGTCTAAGACAAATCATGAAGTGATTTTGCTGGATAATTGGGAAGAACATATCGAAGCGATTCGAGAAAACGGCTTGAAAGTGACTGGAGACGTAGAGGAAACTGTATACTTACCCATCATGAAACCGACCGAAGCAACGAGAGAAGCAGATTTTATTATTCTACTGACAAAGGCTGATCAGTTGTCAAAGATGTTGCGGGATATTAAACCGATTATCGGTCCAACTACCAAGGTTTTGAGTCTCTTGAATGGTTTGGGGCATGCGACGACCATGCGTCGGTACGTGCCAGATGAAAGTATTATGGTTGGGGTGACCATGTGGTTGGCGGGACTAAAGGGTCCTGGACATGCTCACTTAGAAGGTCCGGGTTCTATGTCCGTTCAGCATATTCTTGGTGATGAGCAATCAGTTGCGGATATTATTGAAATGCTGAATGAAGCTGGACTAAATGTGACCTATGACAATCATGTTGTCAGTGCTATTTGGCAGAAAGCCTGTGTCAATGGTGTGATGAATCCAACTTGTACCATTTTAGACTGTACAATTGGTGAATTATTTGGTACGGAGGCTGGACTAAATCTAGTACAGGGGATTTTCAAAGAATTTATTGCTGTTGCTAAGTCTGAGGCAGATGGAATTGACGAAGAAGCTATTTGGAAATATGTTATTGATGCTTCGAAGAAGGCTTCCAATCACTATCCATCTATGCACCAGGATTTGGTCCAACATGGTCGAAAGACAGAAATTGATTATCTGAATGGAGCGGTTGTTTTTAAGGGCAAACGTGCAGGTATCTCTACGCCATACTGTCAGATGATAACAGATATGATTCATGCCAAGGAAAGTATGTTGGGGTTGAGATAG
- the cvfB gene encoding RNA-binding virulence regulatory protein CvfB, translating into MNDLLAQYIVGLVTDENDQFYFVQKEGRTFALSKDEGEHSLGQSVKGFAYTDMKQKLRLTTKEVGASRTSFGWGTVTEVRKDLGVFVDTGLPDKQVVVSLDILPEIKELWPKKGDRLYVKLDVDKKDRIWALPAFQEDFQKMAGPAYDNMQNQNLRAIVYRLKMNGTFVYLPDNNMLGFIHPSERFAEPRLGQVLEARVIGYRAVDRTLNLSLKPRSFEMLENDAQMILTYLESNGGFMTLNDKSAPEDIKATFGISKGQFKKALGGLMKAGKIKQDSFGTELV; encoded by the coding sequence ATGAATGATTTATTAGCACAGTATATCGTTGGTTTAGTGACTGACGAAAACGATCAGTTTTACTTTGTCCAAAAAGAGGGTAGAACCTTTGCTCTTTCTAAGGATGAAGGCGAACATAGTCTAGGTCAATCTGTTAAAGGATTTGCCTATACCGATATGAAACAAAAACTCCGTTTGACAACTAAGGAAGTTGGGGCGAGTCGTACCAGCTTTGGTTGGGGAACTGTCACAGAGGTACGTAAGGATTTGGGTGTCTTTGTGGATACAGGTCTACCAGACAAGCAAGTGGTTGTTTCCTTGGACATTTTGCCTGAAATCAAGGAACTCTGGCCGAAAAAAGGGGATCGGTTGTACGTCAAATTAGACGTCGATAAGAAGGACCGCATTTGGGCTCTGCCAGCTTTTCAAGAAGATTTTCAGAAAATGGCTGGACCTGCTTATGATAATATGCAAAACCAAAATCTGCGAGCGATTGTCTATCGTTTGAAAATGAATGGTACTTTTGTTTATTTGCCAGACAACAACATGCTTGGTTTTATCCACCCAAGTGAACGATTTGCGGAACCACGTCTGGGTCAGGTTTTGGAGGCTCGTGTCATCGGCTACCGTGCAGTTGATCGGACCTTGAACTTGTCTCTCAAGCCACGTTCATTTGAGATGCTGGAAAATGATGCTCAGATGATATTGACTTATCTGGAAAGCAATGGAGGTTTCATGACCTTGAACGATAAGTCTGCTCCGGAAGACATCAAGGCCACCTTTGGTATTTCCAAAGGGCAATTCAAAAAAGCTCTTGGTGGTTTGATGAAGGCTGGGAAAATTAAACAGGATTCTTTTGGAACAGAGTTGGTCTAG
- the frr gene encoding ribosome recycling factor: protein MSKEIIAKAQERMNQSHQSLAREFSHIRAGRANASLLDRISVEYYGSPTPLNQLAGITVPEARVLLITPFDKSILKDIERALNASDLGLTPQSDGTVIRLVIPALTEETRKNLAKDVKKVGENSKVAIRNIRRDAMDEAKKAEKAKEITEDELKTLEKDIQKVTDDAIKTIDKMTADKEKELLEV, encoded by the coding sequence ATGTCTAAAGAAATTATTGCTAAAGCGCAAGAGCGCATGAACCAATCTCATCAGAGTTTGGCACGTGAATTCAGCCACATTCGTGCTGGCCGTGCCAATGCTAGTTTGTTGGACCGTATTTCAGTTGAGTACTACGGTTCTCCAACGCCATTGAACCAGTTGGCTGGTATTACAGTGCCAGAAGCGCGTGTTCTATTGATTACTCCGTTTGATAAGTCAATCTTGAAGGATATTGAGCGTGCTTTGAACGCTTCAGATCTTGGTTTGACACCGCAATCTGACGGTACTGTTATCCGTTTGGTTATTCCTGCCCTTACAGAGGAAACTCGTAAGAACTTGGCGAAGGATGTGAAAAAAGTCGGTGAAAATTCAAAAGTTGCCATCCGTAATATCCGTCGTGATGCCATGGATGAAGCTAAAAAAGCTGAAAAAGCAAAAGAAATCACAGAAGACGAGTTGAAGACGCTTGAAAAAGATATTCAAAAAGTAACAGATGATGCTATCAAGACAATTGATAAAATGACTGCCGACAAAGAAAAAGAATTGTTGGAAGTTTAA
- the pyrH gene encoding UMP kinase, whose product MMKPKYERILIKLSGEALAGERGVGIDLKTVQEMAKEIQEVAESGIQIALVIGGGNLWRGEPAAEAGMDRVQADYTGMLGTVMNALVMADSLKQLGVDTRVQTAIAMQSVAEPYIRGRALRHLEKGRIVIFGAGIGSPYFSTDTTAALRAAEIEADAILMAKNGVDGVYNADPKKDANAVKFNELTHREVISRGLKIMDATASTLSMDNDIDLVVFNMNEPGNIKRVVFGEPIGTTVSNSSEEK is encoded by the coding sequence ATGATGAAACCTAAATACGAACGTATTCTAATCAAACTATCTGGTGAAGCCTTGGCTGGTGAACGTGGTGTCGGTATTGACCTTAAAACTGTTCAGGAAATGGCAAAGGAAATTCAGGAAGTCGCAGAATCAGGTATTCAGATTGCCCTTGTTATTGGTGGTGGTAACCTTTGGCGTGGAGAGCCTGCTGCTGAAGCGGGTATGGATCGAGTTCAAGCAGACTATACAGGCATGTTGGGGACTGTTATGAATGCTCTTGTAATGGCTGATTCCCTTAAACAGCTTGGTGTGGATACACGTGTGCAGACAGCGATTGCGATGCAGTCAGTTGCAGAGCCTTATATTCGTGGTCGTGCTCTTCGTCATCTTGAAAAAGGTCGCATTGTTATTTTTGGAGCTGGTATTGGTTCTCCGTACTTCTCAACGGATACGACAGCGGCTCTTCGTGCTGCAGAAATTGAAGCGGATGCGATTTTGATGGCTAAAAATGGTGTGGATGGCGTCTACAATGCTGATCCGAAGAAAGATGCTAATGCAGTTAAATTCAATGAATTGACCCACCGTGAAGTGATTAGTCGTGGTTTGAAAATCATGGATGCGACAGCATCAACTCTCTCAATGGACAATGATATTGATTTGGTCGTGTTCAATATGAATGAACCAGGAAATATTAAACGTGTTGTCTTCGGTGAGCCAATCGGTACTACCGTTTCAAATTCTTCAGAAGAAAAATAA
- a CDS encoding putative polysaccharide biosynthesis protein has product MSEKVEMQQSKEQATMARGLAWLTAGNILSRLLGVAYVIPWYIWLGEYRAEANALFSMGYQIYANFLLISTAGLPTAIAKQVAKYNVLGKEEVSLYLVREFFKLMLVFGAVFAGVMYLSAPWLADASGSKEKLLPVMYSLVPPLFIFPAMSILRGFFQGRHDMKPYAISQLAEQLVRVIWILAATFMIMKLGSGDYLEAVVQSTFAAFVGMIASVGILVYTLWKQGYLGKLLHAKKQKISLDTGQLIKETVRDAIPIIILGLTIQLLQFIDQVTFIRVMERITDYSNSELLELYSYMAANPSKITMMIIGISLSLGSVAIPLITEKFVKKDLKAASHLVADNLQLLFIFTIPAIVGTVLLAGPLYTIFYGPSEPIAITLFIWNLFLILPLGLYSVISVVIQAIFENRRAIYYFLIGMLVKIVLQVPMIYVFKVYGSFISTIFGLGIMLYLFYRRIDKVLHIDERLVIKDIATISWISIVMGLVVWGIEFVLNLILPANGYVSSFIHLAVAGGAGMLVFVILTLKTRQLDRLIGSRAQSLRRKLRLG; this is encoded by the coding sequence ATGTCCGAAAAAGTTGAAATGCAGCAGTCCAAAGAACAGGCGACAATGGCCAGAGGCTTGGCTTGGTTGACTGCTGGAAATATTCTTAGTCGCCTGCTTGGTGTTGCTTATGTTATTCCCTGGTATATTTGGTTAGGGGAATATCGAGCTGAAGCCAATGCCCTCTTTAGTATGGGGTATCAAATCTATGCCAACTTCTTATTGATTTCAACAGCTGGTCTTCCGACAGCTATTGCTAAACAAGTAGCTAAATACAATGTCTTGGGTAAAGAAGAGGTGTCGCTTTACTTGGTCAGAGAATTCTTCAAGCTCATGTTGGTCTTTGGGGCTGTCTTTGCAGGGGTCATGTATCTAAGTGCTCCGTGGTTGGCAGACGCATCGGGGTCGAAAGAAAAGTTACTTCCAGTCATGTATAGTCTAGTCCCGCCTCTCTTTATCTTCCCAGCCATGAGTATCTTGCGTGGTTTTTTCCAAGGTCGGCACGATATGAAGCCCTATGCGATCAGCCAGCTTGCAGAGCAACTGGTACGGGTTATCTGGATACTGGCAGCAACATTTATGATTATGAAGTTGGGTAGCGGTGACTATCTTGAAGCGGTTGTCCAATCTACCTTTGCAGCTTTTGTCGGGATGATTGCTAGTGTTGGGATTTTAGTTTATACTTTATGGAAGCAAGGTTACCTTGGTAAGTTGCTTCATGCTAAGAAACAAAAGATTTCTTTGGATACAGGTCAACTTATTAAGGAAACTGTTCGAGATGCGATTCCAATTATCATTTTAGGTCTAACGATTCAATTATTGCAGTTTATTGACCAAGTCACGTTTATTCGTGTTATGGAAAGAATTACGGATTACAGTAATTCGGAACTTTTGGAACTTTATTCATATATGGCTGCCAATCCAAGTAAGATTACGATGATGATTATCGGGATTTCACTTAGTTTGGGAAGTGTTGCTATTCCATTGATTACAGAGAAATTTGTCAAGAAAGATTTGAAGGCGGCGTCTCATTTAGTGGCGGATAATCTACAATTACTCTTTATATTCACTATACCGGCAATTGTTGGAACAGTCCTGTTAGCTGGGCCACTTTATACGATTTTTTACGGACCGTCAGAGCCTATCGCCATTACTCTATTTATTTGGAACTTATTTTTAATTTTACCTCTGGGACTATATTCTGTCATTAGTGTGGTCATTCAAGCGATATTTGAAAATAGAAGAGCCATTTATTATTTCTTGATTGGGATGCTAGTGAAAATCGTTTTACAAGTACCAATGATCTATGTCTTTAAGGTATATGGTAGCTTTATCTCAACGATATTTGGGTTGGGAATTATGCTGTACCTCTTCTATAGGCGAATTGACAAGGTTCTGCATATTGATGAAAGACTAGTGATAAAAGATATTGCGACCATTAGTTGGATTTCTATCGTAATGGGACTCGTTGTATGGGGGATTGAATTTGTCTTGAATCTTATCCTTCCAGCAAATGGCTATGTATCTAGCTTTATCCACTTGGCTGTTGCAGGTGGAGCAGGTATGCTTGTCTTTGTCATCTTGACATTGAAGACTCGTCAGCTAGATCGTTTAATTGGAAGTCGGGCTCAGAGTTTACGGAGGAAATTGCGCCTAGGCTAG
- the yghU gene encoding glutathione-dependent disulfide-bond oxidoreductase, whose protein sequence is MTEYTKPLVWKWEDENDNRSGNRPTAGSRFEQDLPRGEKSFQVYSLGTPNGIKVAIMLEELKELGISEADYDLFLINIGQGDQFGSDFVAINPNSKIPAMVDYSEQEPISVFESANILLYLAEKFEAFLPKAWAERTEVLNWLFWQTGAAPFVGGGFGHFFHYAPTAQEYPINRYTMETKRQLDLLDQLLATREYIAGNTYTIADIAIWSWYGRLVQGELYPGSAEFLDVDSYKHLKTWVDKIAQLPAVQRGLTVKYHSIDN, encoded by the coding sequence ATGACAGAATATACAAAACCACTCGTTTGGAAGTGGGAAGATGAAAATGACAACCGATCTGGCAACCGTCCAACAGCAGGCAGTCGCTTTGAGCAAGACCTACCAAGGGGAGAGAAGTCTTTCCAAGTCTATTCATTAGGAACGCCGAATGGCATTAAGGTTGCTATTATGTTGGAGGAGTTGAAAGAGTTAGGTATTTCGGAAGCTGATTATGACCTATTTCTCATCAATATCGGTCAAGGAGACCAATTTGGCTCCGATTTTGTTGCCATCAACCCCAACTCCAAAATACCAGCTATGGTAGATTATTCCGAGCAAGAACCGATTTCGGTCTTTGAATCAGCCAATATTCTCCTCTACTTGGCAGAAAAGTTTGAGGCCTTCCTGCCAAAAGCTTGGGCAGAGCGGACAGAGGTTCTTAATTGGCTCTTCTGGCAAACTGGCGCCGCTCCATTTGTTGGTGGAGGATTTGGACATTTCTTCCATTACGCTCCGACAGCGCAAGAATATCCGATTAATCGCTATACAATGGAAACTAAGCGTCAGCTAGATCTCTTGGATCAGCTATTGGCGACAAGAGAATATATAGCTGGAAATACCTATACCATCGCAGATATTGCTATTTGGTCTTGGTATGGTCGCTTGGTGCAAGGAGAACTATATCCAGGTTCGGCAGAATTTTTAGATGTTGATTCTTACAAGCATCTAAAGACCTGGGTAGATAAAATAGCTCAGCTCCCAGCTGTACAACGAGGGTTGACAGTGAAATATCATTCAATTGATAATTAA
- the rplA gene encoding 50S ribosomal protein L1 — protein sequence MAKKSKNLRAALEKIDSTKLYSVEEAVALAKETNFAKFDASVEVAYNLNIDVRKADQQIRGAMVLPNGTGKTSRVLVFARGAKAEEAKAAGADFVGEDDLVAKINGGWLDFDVVIATPDMMAVVGRLGRVLGPRNLMPNPKTGTVTMDVAKAVEESKGGKITYRADKAGIVQALIGKVSFDADKLVENFKAFHDVMAKAKPATAKGTYMTSVSITTTQGVGIKVDPNSL from the coding sequence ATGGCTAAAAAAAGTAAAAACTTGCGTGCTGCTCTTGAAAAAATCGACAGCACAAAACTTTACAGCGTAGAAGAAGCTGTTGCTCTTGCAAAAGAAACTAACTTCGCTAAATTTGATGCGTCAGTTGAAGTTGCTTACAACTTGAACATCGACGTACGTAAAGCAGACCAACAAATCCGTGGTGCAATGGTATTGCCAAACGGTACTGGTAAAACTTCACGCGTTCTTGTTTTCGCACGTGGTGCTAAAGCAGAAGAAGCAAAAGCTGCTGGTGCAGACTTTGTTGGTGAAGATGACCTCGTTGCTAAAATCAACGGTGGTTGGTTGGACTTCGACGTTGTTATCGCAACTCCAGATATGATGGCTGTTGTTGGACGTCTTGGTCGTGTACTTGGTCCACGTAACTTGATGCCAAACCCTAAAACTGGTACAGTAACAATGGATGTTGCTAAAGCAGTTGAAGAGTCTAAAGGTGGTAAAATCACTTACCGTGCTGACAAAGCAGGTATCGTACAAGCTCTTATCGGTAAAGTATCATTTGACGCTGACAAACTCGTTGAAAACTTCAAAGCTTTCCACGATGTAATGGCTAAAGCTAAACCAGCTACAGCTAAAGGTACTTACATGACTTCAGTATCTATTACAACAACACAAGGTGTTGGTATCAAAGTTGATCCTAACTCACTTTAA
- the rplK gene encoding 50S ribosomal protein L11 gives MAKKVEKLVKLQIPAGKATPAPPVGPALGQAGINIMGFTKEFNARTADQAGMIIPVVISVYEDKSFTFITKTPPAAVLLKKAAGVEKGSGTPNKTKVATVTRAQVQEIAETKMPDLNAASLEAAMRMIEGTARSMGFTVTD, from the coding sequence ATGGCTAAAAAAGTCGAAAAACTCGTAAAACTTCAAATTCCTGCAGGTAAAGCTACTCCAGCTCCACCAGTCGGACCAGCACTTGGTCAAGCAGGTATCAACATCATGGGATTCACAAAAGAGTTTAACGCTCGTACAGCTGACCAAGCTGGTATGATCATCCCAGTAGTTATCTCTGTGTATGAAGATAAATCATTCACTTTCATCACTAAAACACCACCAGCTGCTGTTCTTTTGAAAAAAGCTGCAGGTGTTGAAAAAGGTTCAGGTACACCAAACAAAACTAAAGTTGCAACAGTTACTCGTGCACAAGTACAAGAAATTGCTGAAACTAAAATGCCTGACTTGAACGCTGCATCTCTTGAAGCTGCAATGCGTATGATCGAAGGTACTGCTCGTTCTATGGGATTCACTGTTACTGACTAA
- a CDS encoding DUF3397 domain-containing protein, whose translation MFESIIFLKIVAFLFIFLTLAISIIAVKFFRLQNRGWNFADIAFPLYAIEFYLISDKAYYNSLLPQLVLALSLLAIGLCGFFLLKKKNFLYRRFFKVFWRASFILTFLMYLALVIAVFTLKS comes from the coding sequence ATGTTTGAATCGATTATATTTTTAAAAATAGTAGCCTTTCTATTCATCTTTCTAACCTTGGCCATTTCGATAATTGCTGTCAAGTTTTTTAGGTTGCAAAACCGAGGATGGAACTTTGCAGACATTGCCTTTCCTCTCTATGCAATTGAATTTTATCTGATTTCGGACAAGGCCTACTATAACAGTCTACTGCCTCAGCTTGTCCTAGCCCTCTCACTACTAGCGATTGGTCTTTGCGGTTTCTTCCTTTTAAAGAAAAAGAATTTTTTATATCGACGTTTCTTCAAGGTTTTCTGGCGAGCTAGTTTTATCTTGACTTTTTTGATGTATCTAGCTTTGGTTATTGCGGTCTTCACTTTAAAATCCTAA
- a CDS encoding VOC family protein produces the protein MKFDAVHHIAIIGSDYGKTREFYVEKLGFEQVDEHIRPEKNDILFNVKKGNLILEIFIKPDAPMRPAMPNPEHTGLRHLAFQVADVEACLEEFDRLDIRHEVLRTDDFDGKKMAFFFDPDGLPLEIHE, from the coding sequence ATGAAATTTGATGCAGTTCATCATATTGCAATTATCGGTAGTGACTATGGCAAAACAAGAGAATTTTATGTTGAGAAACTAGGCTTTGAACAGGTGGATGAACATATCCGACCAGAAAAAAATGATATTCTCTTCAATGTCAAAAAAGGCAATCTGATCTTGGAAATTTTCATCAAACCAGATGCGCCAATGCGTCCGGCCATGCCCAATCCTGAACATACAGGCCTACGCCATCTAGCCTTCCAGGTTGCAGATGTGGAAGCTTGTCTGGAAGAGTTTGACCGTTTGGACATCCGACATGAAGTCCTGCGAACAGATGATTTTGATGGTAAAAAAATGGCCTTCTTCTTTGATCCAGATGGCCTCCCTCTAGAAATTCATGAATAA